The proteins below are encoded in one region of Mauremys reevesii isolate NIE-2019 linkage group 15, ASM1616193v1, whole genome shotgun sequence:
- the LOC120383665 gene encoding olfactory receptor 14A16-like, whose protein sequence is MSNQTTVTAFLLLGFSDIREMQILHFIVFLVLYLISLLGNLLIITAIALDHHLHIPMYFFLINLSILDFGYISVTIPKSMVNSLMNTRLISYYGCVAQVFFFLFFASANFAILTIMAYDRYVAICQPLHYEMVMNRTACVQMAASAWISGILYSALHTGNTFAISFCGGNMVDQFFCEIPQLLHLACSDSYLGEVVLISLSVLLCLSCFAFITVSYVQIFKTVMRIPSEQGRHKAFSTCLPHLIVVSLFLFTGLFSFLKPTSNSTSDLNLLVAVLYSIMPPIMNPIIYSMRNKDMKGALGKLIGWRLFSKNKMSIFLH, encoded by the coding sequence atgtccaaccaaaccacCGTGACTGCATttcttctcctgggattctctgacatTAGGGAAATGCAGATTTTACACTTTATTGTATTTCTAGTGCTTTACCTGATATCCCTGCTGGGGAACCTTCTCATCATCACAGCCATAGCCCTCGACCATCACCTTCACATccccatgtacttcttcttgATTAATCTGTCCATCCTAGACTTTGGCTAcatctctgtcaccatccccaaatccatggtCAATTCCCTCATGAACACCAGATTGATTTCTTATTATGGATGTGTTGCCCAAgtcttttttttcttattctttgcTTCAGCCAATTTTGCCATACTGACCATAATGGCGTATGACCGATACgtcgccatctgccaaccactgcactatgagatGGTGATGAACAGGAcagcttgtgtccaaatggcagcaAGTGCCTGGATCAGTGGTATTCTCTATTCTGCACTGCACACTGGGAACACATTTGCGATATCCTTCTGTGGAGGCAATAtggtggatcagttcttctgtgaaattcCCCAGCTCCTCCATCTTGCCTGCTCTGACTCATATCTTGGTGAAGTTGTTCTTATTTCTCTTAGTGTGCTTTTATGTTTAAGCTGCTTTGCTTTTATAACTGTGtcatatgttcagatcttcaaGACAGTGATGAGAATCccttctgagcagggccggcataaagccttctccacctgcctccctcacctcaTTGTGGTCTCCTTATTCCTTTTCACTGGCCTCTTTTCCTTTCTGAAACCCACCTCCAACTCAACCTCAGATCTGAatctcttggtggctgttctctattcTATAATGCCCCCAATAATGAATCCCatcatctacagcatgagaaACAAGGACATGAAAGGTGCACTGGGTAAACTGATAGGTTGGAGGTTATTCAGCAAGAATAAAATGTCTATATTTCTCCACTGA